From a region of the Impatiens glandulifera unplaced genomic scaffold, dImpGla2.1, whole genome shotgun sequence genome:
- the LOC124917292 gene encoding transmembrane 9 superfamily member 3-like produces the protein MKLGFIFALLVLSSAELVRSDSNDHKFQRGDTVPLYANKVGPFHNPSETYRYFDLPFCSPGNVKDKKEALGEVLNGDRLVTAPYTIEFLVEKDSENVCQKKLSVDEVIQFRTAVIKDYYFQMYFDDLPIWGFLGKIDKEGKSDITEYKYYLFKHLHFEIFYNKDRVIEINVRTDTNTMVDLTEDKEVDVEFLYTVKWKETHTPFEKRMDKYSQSSSLPHHLEIHWFSIINSCVTVLLLTGFLATILMRVLKNDFVKYAHDDEIPDDQEETGWKYIHGDVFRFPKYKSLFAAALGSGTQLFTLTIFIFILSLVGFFYPYNRGALFTALVVIYALTSGIAGYAATSLYCQLEGTNWVCF, from the exons ATGAAGCTAGGGTTTATCTTTGCTCTGCTCGTTCTAAGCAGCGCAGAGCTGGTAAGATCGGATTCTAACGATCACAAGTTTCAACGCGGTGATACAGTACCTCTTTACGCTAACAAGGTCGGTCCTTTCCATAACCCCAG TGAAACATACAGATATTTTGATCTGCCGTTTTGTTCCCCAG GGAATGTGAAAGATAAAAAAGAAGCTCTTGGAGAAGTTCTTAATGGAGATCGTCTTGTAACTGCACCTTACACTATTGAATTCTTAGTTGAGAAAGATTCTGAGAATGTCTGCCAGAAGAAGCTCTCGGTGGATGAAGTCATTCAGTTTCGAACTGCTGTCATCAAGGATTACTACTTTCAGATGTACTTTGATGATTTGCCTATTTGGGGTTTCTTGGGGAAGATTGATAAGGAAGGAAAATCTGACATAACTGAATACAAATATTACCTATTTAAGCACCTTCATTTCGAGATATTTTACAACAAGGACCGTGTCATTGAGATCAACGTTCGAACCGATACCAACACCATGGTCGATCTGACTGAGGACAAAGAAGTTGATGTGGAATTCTTGTATACTGTCAAATGGAAGGAGACACACACTCCTTTTGAAAAACGGATGGACAAATATTCACAGTCCTCTTCTCTGCCACATCACTTGGAGATTCACTGGTTTTCGATTATCAATTCATGTGTAACAGTTCTACTGTTAACTGGTTTCCTTGCCACGATTCTCATGCGAGTACTAAAGAATGACTTTGTGAA GTATGCTCATGATGATGAAATACCCGATGATCAAGAAGAAACCGGGTGGAAATACATACATGGGGATGTATTCAGGTTCCCGAAATACAAGTCTTTGTTTGCAGCGGCCCTAGGGTCTGGAACCCAGCTATTTACTCT TACGATCTTCATTTTTATTCTTTCTCTCGTTGGCTTCTTCTATCCATACAACCGAGGAGCTCTGTTCACTGCATTGGTTGTTATATATGCACTCACTTCAGGAATTGCGGGATA